A genome region from Geodermatophilus bullaregiensis includes the following:
- the rpe gene encoding ribulose-phosphate 3-epimerase, which produces MPRTPMIAPSLLSADFARLADEVARVADADWLHVDVMDAHFVPNLTLGRPVVEAIQAVSPVPLDCHLMIEAPERWAPGYAELGARNVTVHAEACTGDPRDVARDLRAAGALAGLALKPGTPLERYEEVLGDFDTLLVMTVEPGFGGQAFMAEVLPKVRRARELVDTGHLTLLVEVDGGINADTIEQAAEAGADVFVAGSAVYGADDPARAIAALRAQAASAAG; this is translated from the coding sequence GTGCCCCGGACCCCGATGATCGCGCCCAGCCTGCTGTCGGCGGACTTCGCCCGGCTGGCCGACGAGGTGGCCCGCGTGGCCGACGCCGACTGGCTGCACGTCGACGTCATGGACGCCCACTTCGTGCCCAACCTGACCCTCGGGCGCCCGGTGGTCGAGGCGATCCAGGCGGTCAGCCCGGTCCCGCTCGACTGCCACCTGATGATCGAGGCGCCCGAGCGCTGGGCGCCCGGCTACGCCGAGCTCGGCGCCCGCAATGTCACCGTGCACGCCGAGGCCTGCACCGGCGACCCCCGCGACGTCGCCCGCGACCTGCGCGCCGCCGGCGCCCTGGCCGGCCTGGCGCTCAAGCCGGGCACCCCACTGGAGCGCTACGAGGAGGTGCTCGGCGACTTCGACACCCTGCTGGTCATGACCGTCGAGCCGGGTTTCGGCGGCCAGGCGTTCATGGCCGAGGTGCTGCCCAAGGTCCGCCGCGCCCGCGAGCTGGTCGACACCGGCCACCTCACGCTGCTGGTCGAGGTCGACGGCGGCATCAACGCCGACACCATCGAGCAGGCCGCCGAGGCCGGCGCCGACGTCTTCGTCGCGGGCTCGGCGGTCTACGGCGCCGACGACCCCGCCCGGGCCATCGCCGCGCTGCGCGCCCAGGCCGCGTCGGCGGCGGGGTGA
- the ribD gene encoding bifunctional diaminohydroxyphosphoribosylaminopyrimidine deaminase/5-amino-6-(5-phosphoribosylamino)uracil reductase RibD produces MTVPEAESAAMARARQLGEGVLGTTSPNPAVGAVVLDAAGAVVGEGATSPPGGPHAEVHALRQAGERARGGTAVVTLEPCAHTGRTGPCADALLAAGVARVVVAVPEPTGLAGGGADRLRAAGVDVELGVEREAAEEGALGAWLTGVREQRPQVVWKVGATLDGRVAAADGTSRWITGPTARAAVHALRATCDAVVVGSGTALTDDPQLTVRDAEGRDAARQPLRVVHDRRGRLPATARVLDAAAPTHVSAAAGPAELLAELFDRDVRRVLLEGGPTLAAAFLRDGLVDEAVVHLAPTLLGAGPSLVGDLGISTISAALSLEVRDVTLLGGDVQIRLRPTRHTGDRPRAHERG; encoded by the coding sequence GTGACCGTCCCGGAGGCCGAGTCGGCGGCCATGGCCCGTGCCCGGCAGCTGGGGGAGGGGGTCCTCGGCACGACCAGCCCCAACCCGGCGGTCGGCGCCGTGGTCCTCGACGCCGCCGGCGCGGTCGTGGGGGAGGGCGCCACCTCCCCGCCCGGCGGCCCGCACGCCGAGGTGCACGCGCTGCGCCAGGCCGGCGAGCGCGCCCGTGGCGGCACCGCCGTCGTCACCCTCGAGCCGTGCGCGCACACCGGCCGCACCGGACCGTGCGCCGACGCGCTGCTGGCCGCCGGCGTCGCCCGGGTCGTCGTCGCCGTCCCGGAGCCGACCGGGCTGGCGGGGGGAGGGGCCGACCGGTTGCGCGCCGCCGGCGTCGACGTCGAGCTCGGCGTCGAACGGGAGGCCGCCGAGGAGGGCGCGCTCGGTGCCTGGCTGACCGGCGTGCGCGAGCAGCGGCCGCAGGTCGTCTGGAAGGTCGGGGCCACCCTCGACGGACGGGTCGCCGCTGCCGACGGGACCAGCCGCTGGATCACCGGCCCCACCGCTCGCGCTGCCGTCCACGCGCTGCGCGCCACCTGTGACGCCGTCGTCGTCGGCTCGGGGACGGCGCTGACCGACGACCCGCAGCTGACCGTCCGCGACGCCGAGGGCCGCGACGCCGCCCGCCAGCCCCTGCGCGTGGTGCACGACCGCCGCGGCCGGCTGCCGGCCACCGCGCGCGTGCTCGACGCCGCCGCCCCCACGCACGTCAGCGCCGCGGCCGGCCCGGCGGAGCTGCTCGCCGAGCTGTTCGACCGCGACGTCCGCCGGGTGCTGCTGGAGGGCGGCCCCACCCTGGCCGCGGCGTTCCTGCGCGACGGGCTGGTCGACGAGGCCGTCGTCCACCTGGCCCCGACGCTGCTCGGCGCCGGCCCCTCCCTGGTGGGCGACCTGGGAATCAGCACGATCTCCGCGGCGCTCTCCCTCGAGGTACGGGACGTCACCCTGCTGGGCGGGGACGTGCAGATCCGCCTGCGCCCCACCCGTCACACTGGGGACAGACCGCGCGCGCACGAGAGGGGCTGA
- the fmt gene encoding methionyl-tRNA formyltransferase gives MDRRGRLGPARGGEPPLRLLFAGTPEPAVPSLEALLASGHEVVAVLTRPDARSGRGRRVSRSPVAERADAAGLPVLQPRSPREPEFLAQLADLAVDCAPVVAYGALVPPAALDLPAHGWVNLHFSLLPAWRGAAPVQHALMAGDEVTGACTFRLEQGLDTGPVYGVVTEPIGPRDTAGDLLGRLAVSGARLLVATLDGIADGSLVPQPQPAEGVSLAPRIETADARVDWTLPAHVVDRRVRGVTPAPGAWTTWRGDRLRLGPVEPVPSSSLRPGALSVGPDGVLVGTGRGAVRLGEVQPAGRRVLPAADWARGARPAPDERLGA, from the coding sequence GTGGACCGGCGCGGGCGCCTGGGTCCCGCGCGTGGAGGTGAGCCCCCACTGAGGCTGCTCTTCGCCGGGACGCCGGAGCCCGCCGTCCCCTCGCTGGAGGCGCTGCTGGCCTCCGGTCACGAGGTCGTCGCCGTCCTCACCCGCCCCGACGCCCGCTCCGGCCGCGGCCGCAGGGTCAGCCGCTCGCCGGTGGCGGAGCGTGCCGACGCCGCCGGCCTGCCGGTGCTGCAGCCCCGCTCGCCGCGCGAACCGGAGTTCCTCGCGCAGCTCGCCGACCTCGCCGTCGACTGCGCCCCCGTAGTCGCCTACGGCGCGCTGGTGCCGCCCGCCGCGCTCGACCTGCCCGCGCACGGGTGGGTCAACCTGCACTTCTCGCTGCTGCCGGCCTGGCGCGGCGCCGCCCCGGTGCAGCACGCGCTCATGGCCGGCGACGAGGTCACCGGCGCCTGCACCTTCCGGCTCGAGCAGGGGCTGGACACCGGTCCGGTGTACGGCGTGGTCACCGAGCCGATCGGCCCGCGGGACACCGCCGGCGACCTGCTCGGCCGGCTCGCGGTCAGCGGCGCCCGGCTGCTGGTGGCCACCCTCGACGGCATCGCCGACGGCAGCCTCGTGCCGCAGCCGCAGCCGGCCGAGGGGGTCAGCCTGGCGCCGCGGATCGAGACCGCCGACGCGCGGGTCGACTGGACGCTGCCCGCGCACGTCGTCGACCGCCGGGTGCGCGGGGTGACCCCGGCGCCGGGCGCGTGGACGACGTGGCGCGGCGACCGGCTGCGGCTCGGCCCGGTCGAGCCCGTGCCGTCGTCGTCCCTGAGACCCGGTGCGCTCTCGGTGGGCCCCGACGGCGTCCTGGTGGGCACCGGCCGCGGCGCCGTCCGGCTCGGCGAGGTGCAGCCGGCGGGCAGGCGGGTGCTGCCGGCCGCCGACTGGGCCCGCGGGGCCCGTCCGGCGCCGGACGAGCGGCTGGGCGCGTGA
- a CDS encoding RsmB/NOP family class I SAM-dependent RNA methyltransferase, with product MIGPPRRPAGPRGGRRDRSPRRPVLDGARLTAYDVLDGVSAREAYANLLLPQLLRERHLEPRDAGFATQLAYGALRAQGTLDAVLARLVDRPLPDLDRRVLDLLRLGAYQLLDLRVPAHAAVATTVDLTRAIVGAGASGLVNAVLRKVATGGNRAAWLAELGTDGDRRLALATDHPEWVVAAWRDALGGDAELEDALLADGAPPEVHLVARRVPREVLAEESGGTPGPWSPYAVRLGGGDPGRIPSVRDGAAAVQDEGSQLAALLLARAPLEGPDGRWLDVCAGPGGKAGLLAAVRPAGVHLTAADRAPHRAELVRATLRDEDDVEVLVADGRQPPWAPGSFDRVLLDAPCTGLGALRRRPEVRWRRGPEDVGPLVELQTALLDAALTSVRPGGVVAYVTCSPHTAETVAVADAAAARDDVDVLPVAPLFDGVPGVERGPYGQLWPHRHGTDAMFMALLRRTR from the coding sequence GTGATAGGCCCGCCCCGGCGCCCGGCCGGTCCCCGCGGCGGCCGCCGCGACCGCTCGCCGCGCCGCCCGGTCCTCGACGGCGCCCGGCTGACCGCCTACGACGTGCTCGACGGCGTCTCCGCGCGGGAGGCCTACGCCAACCTGCTGCTGCCCCAGCTGCTGCGCGAGCGCCACCTCGAGCCGCGCGACGCTGGCTTCGCCACCCAGCTCGCCTACGGCGCGCTGCGCGCGCAGGGCACGCTCGACGCCGTCCTGGCGCGGCTGGTCGACCGGCCGCTGCCCGACCTCGACCGGCGCGTGCTCGACCTGCTCCGCCTCGGCGCCTACCAGCTGCTCGACCTGCGGGTGCCCGCGCACGCCGCCGTCGCCACCACCGTCGACCTCACCCGCGCGATCGTCGGCGCGGGCGCCTCCGGACTGGTCAACGCGGTGCTGCGCAAGGTGGCCACGGGCGGGAACCGGGCGGCGTGGCTGGCCGAGCTCGGGACCGACGGCGACCGGCGGCTGGCCCTGGCCACCGACCACCCCGAGTGGGTCGTCGCGGCGTGGCGGGACGCACTCGGCGGCGACGCCGAGCTCGAGGACGCGCTGCTGGCCGACGGCGCCCCGCCCGAGGTGCACCTGGTCGCGCGCCGCGTGCCCCGCGAGGTGCTGGCCGAGGAGTCCGGCGGGACGCCCGGACCGTGGTCGCCGTACGCGGTGCGGCTGGGCGGGGGGGACCCCGGCCGCATCCCGTCGGTGCGCGACGGCGCCGCCGCGGTGCAGGACGAGGGCAGCCAGCTCGCCGCGCTGCTGCTGGCCCGCGCGCCGCTGGAGGGCCCCGACGGCCGCTGGCTCGACGTCTGTGCCGGCCCCGGGGGCAAGGCCGGGCTGCTGGCCGCGGTCCGTCCGGCCGGCGTGCACCTGACCGCCGCCGACCGGGCGCCGCACCGCGCCGAGCTGGTGCGCGCGACGCTGCGCGACGAGGACGACGTCGAGGTGCTGGTGGCCGACGGGCGGCAGCCGCCGTGGGCGCCGGGGTCGTTCGACCGGGTGCTGCTCGACGCGCCGTGCACCGGGCTGGGCGCGCTGCGGCGGCGGCCCGAGGTGCGCTGGCGGCGCGGTCCCGAGGACGTCGGCCCGCTGGTGGAGCTGCAGACCGCGCTGCTCGACGCGGCGCTGACCTCGGTGCGGCCGGGCGGGGTGGTCGCCTACGTGACCTGCTCGCCGCACACCGCGGAGACGGTCGCGGTGGCCGACGCCGCGGCCGCCCGCGACGACGTCGACGTGCTGCCGGTGGCGCCGCTGTTCGACGGCGTGCCCGGCGTCGAGCGGGGACCCTACGGGCAGCTCTGGCCGCACCGGCACGGCACCGACGCGATGTTCATGGCCCTGCTGCGCCGCACCCGCTGA
- a CDS encoding FAD-dependent oxidoreductase — protein sequence MTLHVGVAGAGIGGLVLAQALRARGVRVTVFERDASAAETAGYRLHLDAPAMAALRRVLPGGLVEALRASGVGAEAFTRFAVLDSRGRTRLRLPVDDEGEVLLIGRRALRRVLAGGLDGAVRWGDAVTDHTEHPDGVRVRTAGGAQVDVGVLVGADGAGSRTTRRLTGAPAARPAGITAIAGTVPLDRPAPPFPRTLERGPAFAIGPGAAGVFLAAHLPRPRPAVPGAVPETPYLVWSVALPDARWPDGLPAASGAELGAAAGAALAGWSPRFRDLVAAAEPGSVAAFPFVLPAGPTPWRSDRVTLLGDAVHPVPPTAGAGASTAVADAAGLAEDLLSRPLPEAMAAAQERVLAVAPAALREALPVLAWQRRLSSPVLRALATGLALPAVDGALALGRRLRGAPPP from the coding sequence GTGACCCTGCACGTCGGCGTGGCCGGGGCCGGGATCGGCGGCCTCGTCCTCGCCCAGGCGCTGCGGGCGCGCGGCGTGCGGGTCACCGTCTTCGAGCGGGACGCCTCGGCCGCCGAGACCGCCGGCTACCGCCTGCACCTGGACGCACCGGCCATGGCCGCGCTGCGCCGCGTCCTCCCCGGCGGGCTGGTCGAGGCCCTGCGCGCCAGCGGGGTGGGTGCCGAGGCGTTCACCCGCTTCGCCGTCCTCGACTCCCGCGGCCGCACCCGCCTGCGGCTGCCGGTGGACGACGAGGGGGAGGTGCTGCTCATCGGCCGCCGGGCGCTGCGGCGGGTGCTGGCCGGCGGCCTGGACGGCGCCGTCCGCTGGGGCGACGCCGTCACCGACCACACCGAGCACCCCGACGGCGTGAGGGTGCGCACCGCCGGCGGCGCGCAGGTCGACGTCGGCGTCCTGGTCGGGGCCGACGGCGCCGGCTCACGGACCACCCGGCGCCTCACCGGAGCGCCGGCGGCCCGGCCGGCGGGGATCACCGCCATCGCGGGCACTGTGCCGCTCGACCGGCCCGCACCGCCGTTCCCGCGCACGCTCGAGCGCGGCCCGGCCTTCGCGATCGGTCCGGGCGCCGCCGGGGTCTTCCTCGCCGCGCACCTGCCGCGCCCGCGCCCGGCCGTCCCCGGTGCCGTTCCCGAGACGCCGTACCTCGTGTGGTCGGTCGCGCTGCCGGACGCGCGGTGGCCGGACGGCCTGCCGGCTGCGTCCGGTGCGGAGCTGGGCGCGGCGGCGGGGGCGGCGCTGGCCGGCTGGTCGCCGCGGTTCCGCGACCTGGTCGCCGCGGCGGAGCCCGGCTCGGTCGCCGCGTTCCCCTTCGTCCTCCCCGCGGGCCCGACACCCTGGCGCTCGGACCGGGTCACGCTGCTCGGCGACGCCGTCCACCCGGTGCCCCCGACCGCCGGGGCGGGCGCGAGCACCGCGGTGGCCGACGCCGCGGGCCTGGCCGAGGACCTGCTCTCCCGGCCGCTGCCCGAGGCGATGGCCGCCGCGCAGGAGCGGGTGCTCGCGGTGGCGCCGGCCGCCCTGCGGGAGGCGCTGCCCGTGCTGGCCTGGCAGCGCCGGCTGTCCTCACCGGTCCTCCGGGCGCTGGCGACCGGCCTCGCGCTCCCCGCCGTCGACGGGGCGCTGGCCCTGGGACGGCGGCTGCGCGGGGCGCCCCCGCCGTAG
- a CDS encoding phosphoribosyl-ATP diphosphatase: MKTFDELFAELSGKVAAGDPASGTVTAVRDGVHAAGKKVVEEAAESWMAAEHEGPDRTAEEISQLLYRVQVLMLARGLTLDDVYTHL, from the coding sequence GTGAAGACCTTCGACGAGCTGTTCGCCGAGCTGTCGGGCAAGGTCGCCGCGGGCGACCCCGCCTCGGGCACGGTGACCGCCGTCCGCGACGGCGTGCACGCGGCCGGCAAGAAGGTGGTCGAGGAGGCCGCGGAGTCCTGGATGGCCGCCGAGCACGAGGGCCCCGACCGGACGGCGGAGGAGATCAGCCAGCTGCTCTACCGGGTGCAGGTGCTGATGCTCGCCCGCGGGCTGACGCTCGACGACGTCTACACCCACCTCTAG
- a CDS encoding riboflavin synthase: MFTGIVEEVGSLATREDAGDAAVLRIRARRVLEDVALGDSIAVNGVCLTVTAVEPAADGSAVWSTDVMAETLRRSSLGALADGDPVNLERAVTAHTRLGGHLVQGHVDGVGRVVSRTPGEHWEVVRVGVPPELARYVVEKGSITVDGVSLTVSALSAADDPDPWLEVSLIPTTLRETTLGGRVPGDPVNLEVDVIAKYVERLLGARR, translated from the coding sequence GTGTTCACCGGCATCGTCGAGGAGGTCGGCTCCCTCGCCACGCGCGAGGACGCCGGCGACGCCGCGGTCCTGCGCATCCGCGCCCGCCGCGTGCTCGAGGACGTCGCGCTGGGCGACTCGATCGCGGTCAACGGCGTCTGCCTCACCGTGACCGCCGTCGAGCCCGCCGCCGACGGCAGCGCCGTCTGGTCCACCGACGTCATGGCCGAGACGCTGCGCCGCAGCAGCCTCGGCGCGCTGGCCGACGGCGACCCGGTCAACCTCGAGCGGGCGGTCACCGCGCACACCCGCCTGGGCGGGCACCTGGTGCAGGGCCACGTCGACGGCGTCGGCCGGGTCGTGTCCCGGACGCCGGGCGAGCACTGGGAGGTCGTGCGGGTCGGGGTGCCGCCGGAGCTGGCCCGCTACGTCGTCGAGAAGGGCTCGATCACCGTCGACGGCGTCTCCCTGACCGTCAGCGCGCTCAGCGCGGCCGACGACCCCGACCCGTGGCTCGAGGTCAGCCTCATCCCCACCACCCTGCGCGAGACCACGCTGGGCGGGCGTGTCCCGGGGGACCCGGTCAACCTGGAGGTCGACGTGATCGCCAAGTACGTGGAACGCCTGCTGGGAGCGCGACGATGA
- the def gene encoding peptide deformylase produces MSVTPIRLMGDPVLRTPAAPVADFDAELRRLVADLTETMHAAGGAGLAAPQIGVGLRVFTWYVDGEVGHLVNPEVDLVGEETEEAPEGCLSIPGYRFDCRRHLHVVARGWNQHGDPVRVEGSHLLARAVQHEVDHLDGVLFVDRLDPEARAAALAVLAEAEWTGAGAWVPRVEVSPH; encoded by the coding sequence GTGAGCGTGACCCCCATCCGGCTGATGGGCGACCCGGTGCTGCGCACCCCCGCGGCCCCCGTCGCCGACTTCGACGCCGAGCTGCGCCGGCTGGTCGCCGACCTGACCGAGACCATGCACGCCGCCGGCGGCGCCGGGCTGGCCGCGCCGCAGATCGGCGTGGGACTGCGCGTGTTCACCTGGTACGTCGACGGCGAGGTCGGCCACCTGGTCAACCCCGAGGTCGACCTGGTCGGGGAGGAGACCGAGGAGGCGCCGGAGGGCTGCCTGTCCATCCCCGGCTACCGCTTCGACTGCCGCCGCCACCTGCACGTCGTGGCCAGGGGCTGGAACCAGCACGGCGACCCGGTCCGGGTGGAGGGCTCGCACCTGCTGGCCCGCGCGGTGCAGCACGAGGTCGACCACCTCGACGGCGTGCTGTTCGTCGACCGGCTCGACCCGGAGGCGCGCGCGGCCGCGCTGGCGGTGCTGGCCGAGGCCGAGTGGACCGGCGCGGGCGCCTGGGTCCCGCGCGTGGAGGTGAGCCCCCACTGA
- a CDS encoding SSI family serine proteinase inhibitor: MRRLLLLAALALLCAACAEQGGGAAPGTTGPGTATGDELVVEVDRGDGSPPERYTLTCGEVPGGDHPDPQAACAHLAAMDDPFAPLAPDLVCTEEYGGPQTARVTGTWRGSGVDLALSRTDGCRISQWDSLGPLLPGPVGVDDQLPD; the protein is encoded by the coding sequence GTGCGCCGGCTGCTGCTGCTCGCCGCGCTGGCGCTGCTGTGCGCGGCCTGCGCCGAGCAGGGCGGCGGCGCGGCACCGGGCACCACCGGCCCGGGGACGGCGACCGGTGACGAGCTGGTCGTCGAGGTCGACCGCGGCGACGGCAGCCCGCCCGAGCGGTACACGCTGACCTGCGGCGAGGTCCCCGGCGGGGACCACCCGGACCCGCAGGCGGCCTGCGCGCACCTGGCCGCGATGGACGACCCGTTCGCGCCGCTGGCGCCCGACCTGGTCTGCACCGAGGAGTACGGCGGCCCGCAGACCGCCCGCGTGACCGGGACCTGGCGCGGGTCCGGCGTCGACCTCGCGCTCTCGCGCACCGACGGCTGCCGGATCAGCCAGTGGGACTCTCTCGGCCCGCTGCTGCCCGGCCCGGTCGGCGTCGACGACCAGCTGCCCGACTGA
- the ribH gene encoding 6,7-dimethyl-8-ribityllumazine synthase: MSGTGAPEVRPVDAAGLSLGIVATTWHAEITESLLARAVEAARASGVPEPTVVRAPGAVELPVVAQALAERHDAVVALGVVVRGGTPHFEYVCDAVTAGLTRVALDAGRPVGNGVLTCDTEEQARDRAGLPGSAEDKGWEATVAALATALTLRGLRAPQQTTGFQATPVSRGLRA; this comes from the coding sequence GTGAGCGGCACGGGAGCGCCGGAGGTCCGCCCGGTCGACGCCGCCGGGCTGTCGCTGGGCATCGTGGCCACCACGTGGCACGCCGAGATCACCGAGAGCCTGCTGGCCCGCGCCGTCGAGGCCGCCCGGGCCAGCGGCGTCCCCGAGCCGACCGTCGTCCGCGCGCCCGGTGCGGTGGAGCTGCCCGTGGTCGCGCAGGCCCTGGCCGAGCGGCACGACGCCGTCGTCGCCCTCGGCGTGGTCGTCCGCGGCGGGACGCCGCACTTCGAGTACGTCTGCGACGCCGTCACCGCCGGCCTGACCCGGGTCGCCCTCGACGCCGGCCGGCCCGTGGGCAACGGCGTGCTCACCTGCGACACCGAGGAGCAGGCGCGCGACCGGGCCGGCCTGCCCGGCTCGGCCGAGGACAAGGGCTGGGAGGCCACGGTCGCCGCGCTGGCCACCGCCCTGACCCTGCGCGGCCTGCGCGCGCCGCAGCAGACCACCGGCTTCCAGGCGACGCCCGTCTCGCGGGGGCTGCGCGCGTGA
- a CDS encoding bifunctional 3,4-dihydroxy-2-butanone-4-phosphate synthase/GTP cyclohydrolase II produces MSGSVRLDSVESAIAAVKDGRPVVVIDDEDRENEGDLIFASELVTPELVAFMVRYTSGYICVSVTEADADRLDLPPMFRVNQDRRGTAYTVTVDAREGVTTGISASDRAHTIRLLAGAETTSADLARPGHIVPLRAKDGGVLRRPGHTEAAVDLAVLAGLRPSGTLCELVSEKDPTGMARAEELRVFADEHDLCLISIADLIAYRKRFDKLVERVAEATVPLAPGTFTAVGYRSSYDEREHVAFVYGDIGTGEDVLVRVHSECLTGDVFGSLRCDCGPQLQAALAAVAHEGRGIVLYIRGHEGRGIGLLHKLQAYQLQDAGIDTVDANLDLGLPADARDYGTGAQILVDLGVHTMRLLTNNPAKRAGLEGYGLKVTGRVPLPSHVTVENLAYLRTKRDRMGHLLDIIEPETESGPADVPAGMTVTADGGTTVPGTDVPLGQREQQL; encoded by the coding sequence ATGAGCGGTAGCGTCCGGCTGGACTCCGTCGAGAGCGCCATCGCGGCGGTCAAGGACGGCCGTCCGGTCGTGGTCATCGACGACGAGGACCGGGAGAACGAGGGCGACCTGATCTTCGCCTCGGAGCTGGTCACGCCCGAGCTGGTCGCGTTCATGGTCCGCTACACCTCGGGCTACATCTGCGTCTCGGTGACCGAGGCCGACGCCGACCGGCTCGACCTGCCACCGATGTTCCGGGTCAACCAGGACCGCCGCGGCACCGCCTACACCGTGACCGTCGACGCCCGCGAGGGCGTGACCACCGGCATCTCGGCGTCCGACCGCGCGCACACCATCCGGCTGCTCGCCGGCGCCGAGACGACCAGCGCCGACCTGGCGCGGCCCGGCCACATCGTGCCGCTGCGCGCCAAGGACGGCGGCGTGCTGCGCCGTCCCGGGCACACCGAGGCCGCCGTCGACCTCGCCGTCCTGGCCGGCCTGCGCCCGTCGGGCACGCTGTGCGAGCTGGTCAGCGAGAAGGACCCGACCGGCATGGCGCGCGCCGAGGAGCTGCGCGTCTTCGCCGACGAGCACGACCTGTGCCTGATCTCGATCGCCGACCTCATCGCCTACCGCAAGCGCTTCGACAAGCTCGTCGAGCGGGTCGCCGAGGCCACCGTGCCGCTGGCGCCGGGCACCTTCACCGCCGTCGGCTACCGCAGCTCCTACGACGAGCGCGAGCACGTCGCCTTCGTCTACGGCGACATCGGCACCGGCGAGGACGTCCTGGTGCGGGTGCACTCCGAGTGCCTCACCGGCGACGTCTTCGGCTCGCTGCGCTGCGACTGCGGTCCCCAGCTGCAGGCCGCGCTGGCCGCGGTCGCCCACGAGGGCCGCGGCATCGTGCTCTACATCCGGGGGCACGAGGGCCGGGGGATCGGCCTGCTGCACAAGCTGCAGGCCTACCAGCTGCAGGACGCCGGCATCGACACCGTCGACGCCAACCTCGACCTGGGCCTACCCGCCGACGCCCGCGACTACGGCACCGGCGCGCAGATCCTCGTCGACCTCGGCGTGCACACGATGCGGTTGCTGACCAACAACCCGGCCAAGCGGGCGGGGCTGGAGGGCTACGGCCTCAAGGTGACCGGCCGGGTGCCGCTGCCGAGCCACGTCACCGTCGAGAACCTGGCCTACCTGCGCACCAAGCGCGACCGGATGGGCCACCTGCTCGACATCATCGAGCCCGAGACCGAGTCCGGCCCGGCCGACGTCCCGGCCGGGATGACGGTGACCGCCGACGGCGGGACCACCGTGCCCGGCACCGACGTCCCCCTCGGGCAGCGGGAGCAGCAGCTGTGA
- the hisG gene encoding ATP phosphoribosyltransferase, whose amino-acid sequence MLRVAVPNKGALSEPAAEMLDESGYRQRRSTKDLAVYDPDNDTEFFYLRPRDIAVYVAAGTLDVGITGRDMLLETAPADGEGHSAVEVMPLGFGRSSFRFASPVESGIDAVEQLAGKRIATAYPVLLQRFLDESGIRAGVVKLDGAVETACRLGVADAVCDVVETGTTLRAAGLRIIGEPVLSSEAVLVRRAGAEEVPAVAQLRRRLRGVLVARQYVMLDYDCPNELLEKATALTPGLEGPTVSPLQTENWSAVRAMVRQSDTNRVMDELWELGARAILVTSIHACRI is encoded by the coding sequence GTGCTGCGTGTCGCCGTCCCCAACAAGGGCGCCCTGAGCGAGCCCGCGGCCGAGATGCTCGACGAGAGCGGGTACCGCCAGCGGCGCAGCACCAAGGACCTCGCCGTGTACGACCCCGACAACGACACCGAGTTCTTCTACCTGCGCCCGCGCGACATCGCGGTCTACGTCGCCGCCGGCACGCTCGACGTCGGCATCACCGGCCGGGACATGCTGCTGGAGACCGCGCCGGCCGACGGCGAGGGCCACTCGGCGGTGGAGGTCATGCCGCTGGGCTTCGGCCGGTCCTCGTTCCGGTTCGCCAGCCCCGTGGAGTCGGGCATCGACGCGGTCGAGCAGCTGGCCGGCAAGCGGATCGCCACCGCCTACCCGGTGCTGCTGCAGCGCTTCCTCGACGAGTCGGGCATCAGGGCCGGGGTGGTCAAGCTCGACGGCGCGGTGGAGACCGCCTGCCGGCTGGGCGTGGCCGACGCGGTGTGCGACGTCGTCGAGACCGGGACGACGCTGCGCGCGGCGGGTCTGCGGATCATCGGCGAGCCGGTGCTGAGCAGCGAGGCCGTGCTGGTCCGCCGGGCGGGCGCCGAGGAGGTCCCCGCCGTCGCCCAGCTGCGCCGGCGGCTGCGCGGAGTGTTGGTCGCCCGGCAGTACGTGATGCTCGACTACGACTGCCCCAACGAGCTGCTGGAGAAGGCCACCGCGCTGACGCCCGGGCTGGAGGGCCCCACGGTCAGCCCGCTGCAGACGGAGAACTGGTCGGCGGTGCGGGCGATGGTCCGGCAGAGCGACACCAACCGGGTCATGGACGAGCTCTGGGAGCTCGGCGCCCGCGCCATCCTGGTGACCAGCATCCACGCCTGCCGGATCTGA